The following are from one region of the Paenibacillus bovis genome:
- the hisB gene encoding imidazoleglycerol-phosphate dehydratase HisB, whose translation MSTENQSTRQAEVSRKTNETNIQLAFQVDGTGQAEIETDVPFLNHMLDLFTKHGHFDLKLKAQGDIEIDDHHTVEDIGICLGQTLREALGDKRGIKRYASVFVPMDEALAQVVIDVSNRPHFEYRAEYPSSQVGSFQVELVHEFLWKLALEARITLHVIVHYGQNTHHMIEAVFKALGRAIDEATSIDPRVTGVPSTKGVL comes from the coding sequence ATGTCAACCGAGAATCAAAGTACACGCCAGGCCGAAGTGAGCCGCAAAACGAACGAGACGAATATTCAGTTGGCTTTTCAGGTAGACGGAACAGGACAGGCCGAGATCGAGACGGATGTGCCTTTTCTGAATCATATGCTGGATCTGTTTACCAAGCATGGACATTTTGATCTCAAGCTCAAAGCACAGGGCGATATCGAGATTGATGATCACCATACGGTAGAGGATATCGGAATCTGCCTTGGTCAGACGCTGCGTGAAGCGCTGGGAGACAAGCGCGGGATCAAACGGTATGCGAGTGTATTTGTACCGATGGATGAGGCACTGGCACAAGTGGTGATCGATGTGAGCAATCGTCCGCATTTTGAATATCGGGCCGAATATCCTTCGTCTCAGGTGGGTAGCTTCCAGGTGGAGCTGGTGCATGAGTTTCTGTGGAAATTGGCGCTTGAAGCACGCATTACCCTACATGTGATTGTACATTATGGTCAGAATACGCATCATATGATCGAAGCGGTCTTCAAAGCACTGGGACGTGCGATTGATGAAGCGACGTCTATAGATCCGCGTGTAACAGGGGTACCTTCGACGAAGGGAGTGCTGTAA
- the hisH gene encoding imidazole glycerol phosphate synthase subunit HisH, whose product MAIAIVDYGIGNLHSVSKAIERLGYEYVITGDKDEIFAAEGVILPGVGAFGDAMNHIREGGMDHIVQEVADSGKPLLGICLGMQLLFSEGEEYGVHRGLDILPGRVVRFPEGDYKIPHMGWNKLEYQRPEDPLVRDLYEGHVYFVHSYYVQPDRPEDLIAVADYGQPVTAIVGRDNVYGMQFHPEKSGELGRLLLRNFLALSTGERLDRPADIVINHTESQ is encoded by the coding sequence ATGGCGATTGCGATTGTAGATTATGGCATCGGCAATCTGCACAGCGTCAGCAAAGCAATCGAACGTCTCGGCTATGAATATGTCATCACAGGCGATAAGGATGAGATCTTTGCAGCCGAGGGAGTGATACTGCCTGGCGTAGGTGCATTTGGCGATGCGATGAATCATATCCGCGAGGGTGGAATGGATCATATCGTGCAGGAAGTGGCCGATAGCGGCAAGCCGCTGCTGGGCATCTGTCTGGGTATGCAGCTGCTGTTCAGCGAAGGCGAAGAGTACGGAGTTCATCGCGGTCTGGATATTTTGCCGGGTCGGGTCGTGCGCTTCCCGGAAGGCGATTACAAGATTCCGCATATGGGCTGGAATAAGCTGGAGTATCAGCGTCCCGAAGATCCGCTGGTACGTGATCTGTATGAAGGACATGTATACTTTGTCCATTCTTATTATGTACAGCCGGATCGTCCGGAGGATCTCATTGCCGTGGCAGATTATGGACAGCCGGTTACCGCTATTGTAGGCCGGGATAATGTATATGGAATGCAGTTTCATCCGGAAAAGAGCGGAGAGCTGGGCAGATTGCTGCTGCGCAACTTCCTCGCCCTGTCGACCGGAGAGCGGTTAGATCGTCCGGCAGATATCGTTATTAATCACACAGAGAGCCAGTAA
- the hisA gene encoding 1-(5-phosphoribosyl)-5-[(5-phosphoribosylamino)methylideneamino]imidazole-4-carboxamide isomerase, whose amino-acid sequence MSSFTIYPAIDIRGGRCVRLIQGDYNQETVYNEDPAAVAADFAAQGAGYVHLVDLDGAKAGHPVNHELIGRIARQVEVPVQVGGGLRTLQDVEKLLELGVSRVIIGTAAIENREFTESVLATYGSQVAIGIDARNGYVATRGWLETSEVKAEELAIQLAAKGAETFIFTDISRDGMMQGPNIEAIAAIAQASGKQVIASGGVTVLDDLVKLAEYREQGISGAIVGKAIYTGKIDLKQALQTIR is encoded by the coding sequence TTGTCTTCTTTCACCATTTATCCAGCTATCGATATTCGCGGCGGCCGCTGTGTACGCCTGATCCAAGGCGATTATAATCAGGAAACGGTATACAATGAAGATCCGGCGGCAGTAGCGGCAGACTTTGCTGCACAGGGAGCTGGTTATGTACATCTGGTCGATCTGGACGGCGCCAAAGCCGGTCATCCGGTCAATCATGAGCTGATCGGACGTATTGCCCGGCAGGTAGAAGTACCTGTACAGGTTGGTGGCGGGTTACGTACACTGCAAGATGTAGAGAAGCTGCTGGAACTGGGCGTCAGCCGCGTAATTATCGGCACGGCAGCGATTGAAAATCGTGAATTTACAGAGTCTGTGCTGGCGACTTACGGCAGTCAGGTAGCGATCGGGATCGATGCGCGTAATGGCTATGTAGCGACCCGCGGCTGGCTGGAGACTTCCGAAGTCAAAGCCGAGGAATTGGCGATCCAACTGGCTGCCAAGGGAGCAGAGACGTTTATTTTCACCGATATTTCCCGTGACGGGATGATGCAGGGACCCAATATCGAAGCGATTGCAGCGATAGCACAGGCATCCGGCAAGCAGGTCATCGCTTCCGGCGGTGTAACGGTGCTGGATGATCTGGTGAAGCTGGCAGAGTATCGCGAGCAAGGAATTAGCGGTGCAATTGTAGGCAAAGCCATTTATACAGGCAAAATCGATCTGAAGCAGGCGCTGCAGACGATCCGGTAA
- the hisF gene encoding imidazole glycerol phosphate synthase subunit HisF: MLAKRIIPCLDVKEGRVVKGVNFVNLRDAGDPVELAALYDREGADELVFLDISASVEGRETMVDVVRRTAGEISIPFTVGGGISSVEDMKKILRAGADKIGINTAAVLNPQLINEGSQRFGAQCIVVAVDAKFNAEWNDWEVYTHGGRKPTGMKALEWVREAEQRGAGEILLTSMDADGTKDGFDLPLTKAVCEAIHIPVIASGGAGKPEHFYDVFDQANADAGLAATIFHYKEISIPALKTELKAEGVEIR, translated from the coding sequence ATGCTCGCAAAGCGTATTATCCCGTGTCTGGATGTCAAAGAAGGACGGGTCGTCAAAGGTGTGAATTTTGTGAATCTGCGGGATGCCGGCGATCCGGTAGAACTGGCGGCGCTGTACGACCGTGAAGGTGCAGATGAACTGGTCTTTCTGGATATCTCGGCTTCGGTAGAAGGTCGGGAGACGATGGTGGATGTGGTGCGCCGCACAGCCGGAGAAATCTCGATTCCGTTTACAGTCGGCGGGGGGATCTCCTCGGTAGAGGATATGAAAAAAATCCTGCGCGCCGGTGCCGACAAGATCGGTATCAATACAGCCGCCGTGCTGAATCCGCAGCTAATTAATGAAGGCTCGCAGCGTTTTGGTGCCCAGTGTATCGTCGTAGCAGTCGATGCCAAGTTCAATGCAGAATGGAATGACTGGGAAGTCTACACACACGGAGGCCGCAAACCGACCGGTATGAAAGCACTGGAATGGGTTCGTGAAGCCGAGCAGCGCGGAGCTGGTGAAATTCTGCTTACGAGCATGGATGCCGATGGAACCAAGGATGGATTCGATCTGCCGCTGACCAAAGCGGTCTGCGAAGCGATCCATATTCCGGTGATTGCATCTGGTGGAGCCGGCAAACCGGAGCATTTTTATGATGTGTTCGATCAGGCAAATGCCGATGCAGGTCTGGCCGCAACGATTTTCCATTACAAAGAGATTTCGATTCCAGCGCTCAAAACGGAATTGAAAGCCGAAGGAGTGGAAATTCGTTGA
- the hisIE gene encoding bifunctional phosphoribosyl-AMP cyclohydrolase/phosphoribosyl-ATP diphosphatase HisIE: protein MIHQSLSFEELTTAITWDHNGLVPAIVQDATSKNVLMMAYMNAESLRRSLDTGETWFWSRSRQEYWHKGGTSGNTQRIQSLYYDCDGDTLLLLVEVNGPACHTGRISCFYNEVNTVDNQPTFQNNTVDTNNDTSGTAAGKDRFAILAELEQMIADRERERPEGAYTTYLFEKGIDKILKKVGEETAETIIAAKNGDNEELRYEVSDLIYHLLVLLQERKVPLDDVLAELDRRHERPRKD from the coding sequence ATGATTCATCAGTCGCTCTCTTTTGAAGAGCTGACAACAGCCATTACATGGGATCATAACGGGCTCGTACCTGCGATTGTGCAGGATGCCACCAGCAAAAATGTGCTCATGATGGCCTACATGAATGCAGAATCACTGCGCCGTTCCCTGGATACCGGTGAGACCTGGTTCTGGAGCCGGTCCCGCCAGGAATACTGGCACAAAGGTGGAACGTCAGGCAATACACAGCGTATCCAGTCACTGTATTACGATTGTGATGGAGATACGCTGCTGTTATTAGTAGAAGTAAATGGACCAGCCTGCCATACAGGCAGAATAAGCTGCTTTTATAATGAGGTGAATACAGTGGACAACCAGCCAACTTTTCAAAATAATACGGTCGATACTAATAACGATACATCAGGTACAGCCGCTGGCAAAGACCGGTTCGCTATACTGGCTGAACTGGAGCAGATGATCGCTGATCGCGAGCGTGAACGTCCGGAGGGTGCTTATACCACGTATCTGTTCGAGAAAGGAATCGACAAGATCCTGAAAAAAGTCGGTGAAGAAACCGCCGAGACGATTATCGCTGCTAAAAATGGAGATAACGAAGAACTGCGCTACGAAGTGAGCGATCTGATCTATCACTTGCTCGTGCTGCTGCAGGAACGCAAAGTGCCGCTGGATGATGTGCTGGCCGAGCTGGATCGCCGTCATGAGCGTCCGCGCAAAGACTAA
- the hisJ gene encoding histidinol-phosphatase HisJ codes for MLIDYHTHHVRCGHAIGELEEYVQRGIQLGLSQLGLSDHLPLIHVDPATYYPEMAMPMEELPRYVEECLMLKEKYRDQISIRVGLEADYIEGYEEVIGKILDSYPFDYIIGSVHFLGEWDISDHRQTHNWEGKQVLDVYRQYYEAVQKAAATGFYDIAGHLDVIKRFGYIPEPEQAEERIALENAALQAVKKADMVMELNSSGLSKVCKEIFPSRRIVEQAIAWDIPLTLGSDAHDPRKLSDHLDEARALLTELGVQEVATFEHRQRTMVPLND; via the coding sequence ATGCTGATTGACTATCATACGCATCATGTCCGGTGTGGTCATGCTATCGGTGAGCTAGAGGAATATGTACAGCGGGGGATACAATTGGGCTTATCGCAGCTGGGATTATCTGACCATCTGCCGCTGATCCATGTGGACCCGGCCACCTATTATCCGGAAATGGCAATGCCGATGGAAGAACTGCCCCGCTATGTGGAAGAGTGTCTGATGCTCAAAGAGAAATACCGGGATCAGATATCTATCCGTGTAGGACTGGAAGCCGATTATATCGAAGGCTATGAGGAAGTGATTGGCAAAATCCTGGACAGTTATCCTTTCGATTATATTATCGGTTCTGTGCATTTCCTCGGAGAATGGGATATCTCGGATCATCGGCAGACGCATAACTGGGAAGGCAAACAGGTATTGGACGTATACCGTCAGTACTATGAGGCTGTACAGAAAGCCGCCGCAACCGGCTTTTATGATATCGCCGGTCATCTGGATGTGATCAAGCGATTTGGCTATATTCCGGAGCCAGAGCAGGCCGAAGAGCGCATTGCTCTGGAAAATGCAGCCCTGCAGGCTGTCAAAAAAGCCGATATGGTCATGGAGCTGAATTCCTCCGGTCTGTCCAAAGTGTGCAAGGAAATCTTCCCTTCCCGTCGTATCGTGGAACAGGCTATCGCCTGGGATATCCCGCTGACGCTTGGCTCGGATGCTCATGATCCGCGGAAACTGAGCGATCATCTGGATGAAGCAAGAGCGCTGCTGACCGAGCTGGGTGTGCAGGAAGTGGCCACTTTCGAGCATCGTCAGCGCACGATGGTACCGCTGAATGACTAA
- a CDS encoding ABC transporter permease, with the protein MKAIIDEFKHILNGKFIFIILIAPLIISAAFGYVFKNNQLNEAPVAVVDMDHSDYSQQLIQKLDADQYINISYITYNYMEPNSFMYNEEYFGVIYLPAGLEKAHAQGAQTNIGLYVDTSLSTATTYLRNGVTEVIAAENASAAANKLVAMGVSSAQATNFTTGLNLQTRLLYNPTNNMLMSSVIGFVNTVFLSILGGATLTIIPRLREQGLLKDMLRRPLSLVLRILPYSIIATCSMYLVMGCLKQVGGLRFEANVYQLWIPFLMYAIALSLLCMMIGWSASSPAKAAGRITMILLPSFILSGAQLPVALLPPILQNVSHALPLSWHFKFLRGLGFRGGDLHYFMQEIGGFLILITCILVVIFLLMLNEMRKIRKAEKEGLLHPDEIDSTETVITSDSDSDSALILPKGDKQAGPSHS; encoded by the coding sequence ATGAAAGCCATAATTGATGAATTCAAGCATATACTGAACGGCAAGTTCATTTTTATTATCCTGATTGCGCCGCTGATCATCTCAGCGGCCTTCGGGTATGTATTTAAAAACAATCAGCTGAATGAAGCTCCTGTAGCCGTAGTCGATATGGATCACAGTGACTATAGCCAGCAGCTGATCCAGAAGCTGGATGCCGATCAGTATATCAATATTAGCTACATTACCTATAACTACATGGAGCCCAACAGCTTTATGTACAATGAAGAGTATTTTGGCGTTATTTATTTGCCAGCCGGGCTTGAGAAAGCTCATGCCCAGGGTGCGCAGACGAATATCGGACTATATGTGGATACTTCACTATCTACAGCTACCACCTATCTGCGTAACGGGGTGACCGAAGTAATCGCCGCCGAGAATGCTTCTGCTGCCGCCAACAAACTGGTAGCGATGGGCGTTAGTTCGGCACAGGCGACCAACTTTACGACCGGTCTGAATCTACAGACGCGTCTGCTCTATAACCCGACCAACAATATGCTGATGAGTTCGGTTATCGGCTTTGTAAATACGGTGTTCCTGTCTATTCTTGGTGGAGCAACGCTGACGATTATACCGCGTCTACGTGAGCAGGGATTGCTCAAGGACATGCTGCGTCGTCCACTCAGTCTGGTGCTGCGTATTCTGCCGTATTCCATTATTGCGACTTGTTCCATGTATCTGGTTATGGGCTGTCTCAAACAGGTAGGCGGTCTGCGCTTTGAAGCGAACGTATATCAGCTGTGGATTCCTTTCCTGATGTATGCCATCGCGCTGTCCCTGCTCTGTATGATGATAGGCTGGAGTGCATCCAGTCCAGCCAAAGCGGCTGGCCGGATCACCATGATCCTGCTGCCATCCTTTATCCTGAGTGGTGCACAGCTGCCGGTAGCCCTGCTGCCGCCAATTTTGCAAAATGTCAGTCATGCCCTGCCGCTGTCCTGGCATTTTAAATTCCTGCGCGGTCTGGGATTCCGCGGCGGTGACCTGCACTACTTTATGCAGGAAATCGGTGGATTCCTGATCCTGATTACCTGTATTCTCGTTGTGATCTTCCTGCTGATGCTGAATGAAATGCGCAAGATTCGCAAAGCCGAAAAAGAAGGATTGCTGCATCCGGATGAGATTGACTCTACAGAGACGGTCATTACTTCTGATTCTGATTCTGATTCGGCGCTTATTCTGCCGAAGGGCGACAAGCAGGCGGGTCCAAGTCACAGCTAA
- a CDS encoding HlyD family secretion protein, whose amino-acid sequence MKIVKLIPIILLIVALGVGGTLLAMHGKDAVSMAAMKKEGVLTIDTVNSSFEGQSGKISAVKVKEEQHVKKGQTLLVLDTRDIDLQIKGVKEQMAQIDVQISQAQSSLTSQAHKLAEQKANAELNIKAAQVAEQKVLTGARPEDIRSQEIAVDSAKKSVEVANNGVTSAQTAVEAAQQTLDYAKTSYDRAKALFDNGLGTQASLDTAQNSVDNATKQVQSAQDQLNSAMKQVEVASNQVSTQENALQKLKNGATAEERQQAHVQLEQAQQALKQIEQGQEDIDNGKYNIELLQKQKDSLKVTLDGYEVQKGRRILTAAADGKVTRVVPKVGENVSAGTPVVVIETGKLYYDLYVGEENIKSFQAGAKVSTDVISLGKNVQGTVRYITSAPQYAALRMSREKGQSDTTSFIVRVDVKRTSDLLPGMTVEVPTNESHN is encoded by the coding sequence GTGAAAATTGTAAAACTTATTCCGATTATTCTTTTAATCGTTGCGTTGGGGGTTGGAGGTACGCTGCTTGCCATGCACGGCAAGGATGCAGTATCCATGGCTGCCATGAAAAAAGAAGGCGTGCTGACGATCGATACCGTGAACAGCTCCTTTGAAGGACAGTCCGGCAAAATCAGTGCTGTCAAAGTCAAAGAAGAACAGCATGTCAAAAAAGGACAGACGCTGCTCGTGCTGGATACTCGTGATATCGATCTGCAGATCAAGGGTGTCAAAGAGCAAATGGCCCAAATCGATGTTCAGATCAGCCAGGCTCAGAGCAGTCTGACCAGTCAGGCGCACAAGCTCGCTGAGCAAAAAGCCAATGCCGAACTGAATATCAAAGCTGCCCAGGTAGCCGAACAAAAAGTATTGACCGGCGCACGTCCGGAAGATATCCGCAGCCAGGAAATCGCCGTGGATTCTGCCAAAAAATCGGTTGAAGTTGCCAACAATGGTGTAACTTCTGCACAGACAGCCGTGGAAGCCGCCCAGCAAACACTGGATTATGCCAAAACCAGCTATGACCGTGCCAAAGCTTTGTTTGATAACGGTCTGGGTACACAAGCCAGCCTGGATACTGCACAAAACAGTGTCGACAATGCAACCAAACAGGTGCAAAGTGCACAGGATCAACTGAACTCTGCCATGAAGCAGGTAGAGGTTGCCAGCAATCAGGTGAGCACCCAGGAAAATGCTCTGCAAAAGCTCAAAAACGGTGCAACTGCCGAAGAACGCCAGCAAGCCCATGTTCAACTGGAACAGGCTCAACAGGCGCTGAAGCAGATCGAACAAGGGCAGGAAGATATCGATAACGGCAAGTACAATATCGAACTGCTGCAAAAACAAAAAGATTCTCTCAAAGTAACACTCGATGGCTATGAAGTTCAAAAAGGCCGCCGCATTCTGACCGCAGCTGCCGACGGCAAAGTAACCCGTGTCGTACCAAAAGTAGGCGAAAACGTATCTGCCGGTACACCGGTTGTCGTGATTGAGACGGGTAAACTGTACTATGACCTGTATGTGGGCGAAGAGAATATCAAATCCTTCCAGGCAGGTGCCAAAGTATCGACCGACGTTATCTCTCTTGGCAAAAATGTTCAGGGTACTGTACGCTACATCACTTCTGCGCCGCAATATGCCGCTCTGCGCATGAGCCGTGAAAAAGGTCAGTCCGATACGACTTCCTTTATCGTACGTGTAGATGTGAAACGTACCTCTGACTTGCTGCCGGGAATGACGGTGGAGGTTCCGACCAATGAAAGCCATAATTGA
- a CDS encoding MarR family winged helix-turn-helix transcriptional regulator, producing MTKLVRRRTIIFIEDFRKVSKMPNIDSSGSKCSTLNELDRLSELAPLFPQINVECMLTSLLLVRTSHDLYNQSASLLTERGISQGKMRILTSLLLRKKPLLPSELAKSAGVTRSTMTGLINGLEKDGLIRRGAHEDRRMTAIHLTEEGETLLMTTLPEYARVVTSVMSQLTEEERGMLQQLLYKLRTGIELNE from the coding sequence TTGACCAAACTAGTTCGGCGCCGTACAATTATCTTCATTGAAGACTTCAGAAAGGTGAGTAAAATGCCGAATATAGATTCATCAGGCTCCAAATGCAGTACGCTGAACGAGTTGGATCGGCTCAGTGAGCTGGCGCCTTTGTTTCCCCAGATTAATGTCGAATGCATGTTGACCTCTCTGCTATTGGTACGCACTTCCCATGATTTGTACAACCAATCCGCTTCTCTGCTGACGGAACGCGGAATATCACAGGGCAAAATGCGTATTCTGACCTCTCTGTTGCTGCGCAAAAAACCACTGCTTCCTTCTGAACTGGCGAAATCTGCCGGTGTCACACGCTCCACCATGACCGGACTGATCAATGGCCTGGAAAAAGACGGCTTGATCCGGCGCGGAGCTCATGAAGACCGTCGTATGACAGCTATTCACTTAACTGAAGAAGGCGAGACGCTATTAATGACTACATTGCCCGAATATGCCCGTGTGGTCACTTCAGTCATGTCTCAATTGACGGAAGAGGAACGGGGAATGTTGCAGCAGTTATTGTACAAACTCCGTACTGGCATTGAACTTAACGAGTAA
- a CDS encoding ribose-phosphate diphosphokinase translates to MKEKMRIFSGSSSPELSAQIAERLGVPLGKIKLSQFKSGETYVHYEESIRNMDVFLVQSLSHPINELFVELMVMIDAAKRASAGTINLIIPYYGYARQERKSAPREPISAKMVADVLTTVGADRIITIDLHASAIQGFFNIPVDHLTALDLISGYLRDKQIEDAVVVSPDAGRAYMAEKLANRLDTPFAMMIKKRPAHNESVITHVIGDVEGKTPIIIEDLIDTGTTIVNVVESLKERGAREAIVCATHGLFSGAALQRLDHPYIRELIVTDSISLPPGHLDRLTVLSVSPMLAHAVRIIMEGGSIATMFSDVGI, encoded by the coding sequence ATGAAGGAAAAAATGCGTATATTTTCGGGATCATCAAGTCCCGAGCTGAGTGCACAGATTGCAGAACGTCTGGGTGTACCGCTTGGTAAAATCAAGTTGTCCCAGTTCAAAAGTGGAGAGACCTATGTACATTACGAGGAATCGATTCGTAATATGGATGTATTTCTGGTCCAGTCGCTGTCTCATCCGATCAATGAATTGTTTGTGGAATTAATGGTTATGATTGATGCAGCCAAAAGAGCTTCGGCAGGAACGATCAACCTGATTATCCCGTATTACGGATATGCCCGTCAGGAGCGCAAGTCCGCACCGCGGGAACCGATCTCCGCCAAAATGGTCGCCGATGTACTCACGACGGTTGGCGCAGACCGGATCATTACGATTGATTTGCATGCTTCGGCCATTCAGGGCTTCTTTAATATACCGGTGGATCATTTGACAGCGCTTGATCTGATCAGCGGGTATTTACGTGATAAACAAATAGAAGATGCAGTTGTGGTGTCGCCGGATGCCGGACGTGCCTATATGGCCGAAAAACTGGCCAATCGTCTGGATACGCCATTTGCCATGATGATCAAAAAAAGACCTGCCCATAACGAATCAGTCATTACCCATGTAATTGGCGATGTGGAAGGCAAGACTCCGATTATTATCGAGGATCTGATCGATACCGGTACGACCATCGTCAATGTGGTTGAAAGTTTGAAAGAACGTGGGGCTCGCGAAGCAATCGTTTGCGCAACCCACGGTTTATTTTCCGGTGCTGCATTGCAGCGTCTGGATCACCCGTATATCCGCGAGCTGATTGTGACGGATTCGATCAGTCTGCCGCCAGGCCATCTGGACCGGCTGACCGTATTGTCCGTATCGCCAATGCTGGCGCACGCTGTGCGCATTATTATGGAAGGCGGTTCTATCGCTACCATGTTCAGTGATGTAGGTATTTAA
- a CDS encoding tetratricopeptide repeat protein, translated as MNEYKRKVEDTERKVITLKLDANFFFERAVRSLDHYRYDKALKYFEKAVEYEPDNPVNHCNMAGILSEMGKYEASNQVLQTIMDTVDPLMVECHFYKANNYANMEQFEQAEQELLIYLEQDRYGQFASEAEEMMDLIRHEMKRPSGSSPAPAAAAPEMDRQDQARELLEQGEVEAACTLLRQLIHEQPDLSAARNNLAVAYYQQGMLELAAEQVGEVLKYDPSNLHALCNQAILSHYDEDPALEHQLEQLRRVTPLHQEHQLKLATTMAMLGEHQYAYYHFRRLLRHDDLMNHWEMYHYTAAAACYMGKYDEAEKLWKRILRFEPDAEVPAFYLAHLHELRQGEMTPSYRYGVQKMSYFYTREQPGSQSLESDAAQFLHILRHGSENEQLHALQSYVLDGNHEVHTVLRQYVNRPLISEELQHAAERLLRQWAANQSLSPDELIDDIETARMSLPLWDERWQQIIEQVTVQPHKRYDSGFNRDVEALWIEFIKRVYPELPLLHHPEGWAAALEYLVARIHRLPLTYDEVAQRYGVSVSIISRYARRISRVCNVQQKVRYAQAKSTQGS; from the coding sequence GTGAATGAATACAAGCGAAAAGTCGAAGATACCGAACGAAAAGTCATTACGCTTAAGCTGGATGCGAACTTCTTTTTTGAAAGGGCCGTTCGCTCATTAGACCATTATCGTTACGACAAGGCATTGAAATATTTTGAAAAGGCTGTGGAGTACGAGCCTGATAATCCTGTGAATCATTGCAATATGGCAGGCATATTATCGGAGATGGGCAAGTATGAAGCTTCCAATCAGGTGCTGCAGACTATTATGGACACCGTGGACCCTTTGATGGTCGAGTGTCATTTTTATAAAGCAAATAACTATGCCAATATGGAGCAGTTTGAACAGGCCGAGCAGGAGCTGCTCATTTATCTAGAGCAGGATCGCTACGGACAGTTTGCCAGTGAAGCCGAAGAAATGATGGATCTGATCCGTCATGAAATGAAGCGTCCGTCCGGCAGCAGCCCTGCTCCCGCTGCGGCGGCTCCCGAAATGGACCGTCAGGATCAAGCGCGCGAGCTGCTGGAGCAGGGCGAAGTGGAAGCGGCCTGTACGCTGCTCCGGCAGCTTATTCACGAACAGCCGGATCTGTCGGCAGCACGCAATAATCTGGCTGTCGCCTACTATCAGCAGGGAATGCTGGAGCTGGCTGCCGAACAGGTCGGCGAAGTGCTGAAGTACGATCCGAGCAATCTGCATGCGCTGTGCAATCAGGCTATTCTGAGTCATTATGATGAAGATCCTGCCCTGGAGCATCAGCTGGAGCAGCTGCGCCGGGTAACACCGCTGCATCAGGAGCATCAGCTCAAGCTGGCAACGACGATGGCTATGCTGGGTGAACACCAGTATGCTTATTATCATTTTCGAAGGCTGCTGCGACATGATGATTTGATGAATCATTGGGAAATGTATCATTATACAGCGGCAGCAGCATGTTATATGGGTAAATATGATGAAGCAGAGAAGCTGTGGAAGCGTATTTTGCGTTTTGAACCAGATGCTGAGGTACCTGCATTTTACCTGGCCCATCTGCACGAACTGCGTCAGGGAGAAATGACACCTTCCTATCGGTATGGAGTACAAAAGATGTCGTACTTCTATACCAGAGAGCAGCCAGGCAGCCAATCATTAGAGTCGGATGCAGCACAATTTCTGCATATTCTGCGTCATGGCAGCGAGAACGAGCAGCTGCATGCGCTCCAGTCCTATGTGCTCGATGGAAATCATGAAGTACATACGGTGCTGCGACAGTATGTGAACCGCCCGTTAATTTCCGAAGAGCTGCAACATGCGGCAGAACGTCTGCTGCGGCAGTGGGCTGCCAACCAGTCTCTCTCGCCGGATGAGTTGATCGACGATATTGAGACGGCGCGCATGAGTCTGCCGCTCTGGGATGAACGCTGGCAGCAGATTATTGAGCAAGTGACCGTACAGCCGCATAAACGGTATGACTCCGGATTCAATCGTGATGTGGAAGCACTATGGATTGAATTTATAAAAAGGGTCTATCCCGAACTCCCGCTGCTGCATCATCCGGAAGGCTGGGCAGCGGCGCTGGAGTATCTGGTAGCCCGCATACATCGTCTCCCACTCACATATGATGAGGTGGCCCAGCGTTATGGCGTATCTGTATCCATTATTAGCAGATACGCCCGCCGGATCAGCAGGGTATGCAATGTACAGCAAAAAGTACGCTATGCGCAGGCAAAGAGTACGCAGGGATCATAA